Below is a genomic region from Populus trichocarpa isolate Nisqually-1 chromosome 15, P.trichocarpa_v4.1, whole genome shotgun sequence.
CAATCCTCCATCTGCAGAACCCAACTCCCGTTCATCATATATATAGGTTAGTCATCTGTGACTCCACTCCTCTACTTATAGATAGATTGTGTGTAGAGTAATTCTGTTGCTCATTTTGCTTTTGCTTCTGCTGTCGCGGCCATTGCTCTTGCTGCTGTTTTTGATGGTATAAAAACGTAAGCCTTGCTATTTCTTTCTCTAGCATATCCTGCTCCACTGTGTTTAACAACATATGCACATCACAAGTACAAATGATACTCAAGCTGTAGTCCAAAATATTAGGGCGGGGGAGGGGGATTGCAAAAATGATAAAAGTGTAGGGGGGTCACATCGGGAGACTTACGGTATTTTGCGAGTTGTTCCTGTGATAAACTATCCAAACGTTGCCTCAAGGCTTGATTTTCCATGCCGAGTATGAGACTTTGTCGGTATAGATATTCAAGATTGGCTGAAACTTGAGATCCTTCAGCCTGTACGGCAAACAAAATTTTTTGTCAAATCTTAAAGTACATATAGCATGACAGTTGATTAAGATACACTAGGGATGCTTCAAATTCTGCAGCCAGCTTGCCTCTAATATTTGGACACTTCTTTCAAGTTGAGCTATATACTGAAGTTTTCTCAAACGTGAACGCTGAGCGAATTGCCTGCATGATTCTAAAGATGTTAGAGCATCCCAATTGCAGAATTCAATTGCAAGCAAAAAGGGCATTACTTGAATACTCACTGCTTAGCACGTTTGGAATCCGTTTTTGATTTAGAAGGATTATGATTAACATTAGATGAGACTTCTGAGTCATCTTGATTTTGCTTAACAATAGGTTTCGATGGCAAACCTACTCCAGCTGGTTCTCGTGGAGCAAAGTCTTGAAGAGTAATGCTATCCGTTGAAGGCACAACTCCACTGGAACTGCTGGTCACAGAAATCAGGGGTGATTCCCTGGACTTATTCTTTTCCTTGTCAGGAGTAGAACCTGAATGAAAGCTAGTTTTCCAAGAATTTTCATGATAATTAATGGTGTGAAATTCCCAAGTAGGTCCACCAGCTGCAGCACTAGTTTTGAGCATGGTTTCCTCTTTCCTAAATGTCTTGCTTGCTGTGTCCAGGAAAGCAACAGAGTCACTTGATGAACGTCGATGACTTTTGTACAAAGGCAAGTCTGGCTCATCCAGGAGATCATCAAGCCAAGATAATTGCTCAACCAGAAAACTATCAGAAGAGGCGCGTTGATGGTGCGACTCTCCTTCCACAGGCCTCAAAAAGCCCTCTGAAGATTCTATTGCACAAGTAGAGATGTAATCGGTGCTGTAGGGTGGAAAAATCATTTCAACGGGGTTTCCAGAAGTACGTGCTGGATTCTCTTTTGGACAAAGGGAAAAAGTTTCCATATCATGAGGTCATGAGCCTGTTAGAATGCACGTGTTCAAGGAAATATATATCATTACAAAACGAAATGttaagaaacaaagttaaataggGCTGCATTGCTTCCTACATAATTTGACAAGCACCCAGAAAGCTATCAAAAGAGCTCAAAGACTTGACAGATCATTCAAACCAGAAACATTAAGAGAAATCATTTGATTTGATGGAGACAAAACCACATTATTATGGGccaatatacatatatacagtCGTTTCTTTCATATATAAATCCTCGCGTTTCTTCTAAAACAAGCAAAGAGCCGAAGGTTGAAATAGAGCAAatctagaaaattgaaaaaggcAATTTAGAAGATGTGTAAAAGGTAGagtaccaaaaaaaagaaaaaaggagagagagggagagaaccGGATGGCAGGATGAATAGAGTATATATTGATGAAGAGGAAGGCAGCCAGGCAGCGGAGGCGTTAGCTAAAGAAGgggtatatattattatatatgttgGAGATGTGCTGTCGGCTCCATTGTGTTAAaggcctctctctctctctcgtacAAGTGAGAGAGACACCAAAGGAAaacacaatcaaaagaatataagCTTTTAATGTGATTCCCAAAAAAAGAGAGCCAATGGGCTAACCGCATTTTGCGTAAACAATTTACTACTGATAATAAGGAAAATGCTCCCTAGTCGTATTTAATCCAATATCCATGCCATGCAAAAGGGAGGTAGAGGGCTCTGGCTGTCTGGCTGTCTCCCTTCATTTTAAGCAAACCCTATCTATCTGCTTTAATTTGGCTCTCACTTCTTTCCATAAATACTGCCAAGTGAAGTAAATATagtcattctaaaaaaaaaacaatctgctAACGATATCGTTCACGAGTTTCTTATCTAGCGAAGCTTTGAGGTCATATCATTtcttaaaaatgaaatattcgGGGACAGCTTTCCTGTTGACGTAGTGAGGTGATAGAGCTTGAGATGGCTTCCCAGCAAGCAGGGCCATTACTGATGTTGATTCTGCCTTCCTTGTCACAGAATATGCCAACTAAATTCCTAGTCTCGGAGATAACATTAGTCCTCCAAATTAGGCAGACCCCAGATTCAAATGATGAACCCAGCCCAAGCCAATGGAACCCCATTAATagataaatcattatttttcgAGTCAAATTCAATGCTGAGATAATATTTCATGATAGGGCTGTTAGTAAATGATACAAGTAGAGCTTTAATTAAAGAACAGAGAACAAAAAGGAACATAAACATAATGCACTAAGAGCATacatctagttttatttatagaaataaaacACTAcagataagaataaaaaacaacaattgttactcatttttgggctCCACGTGCTGGAGATGGTGTGTATCCCTCTTGAACTAAATGCAAGAGTTTAGTTCATGGTCgataaaaaattgacaaaagcagagaagaaatgaatgttttTCGAACTTTGTTTTAgctgttttctgctctctttattCTTCCCATTCGTTGACAAAATCGTCAGGATTCTTAGATTATTCGGCGTCTTCGTGATGCTAAACTCGTCTcttctttatctggtctttaagtttggataaatccctcagaatttgcactaaaaaataattctgcTGCTATCGCAATTCTGTTGTAATACCaattttgttccaacttagacTTTGATTCTAACTCGATTTCGCGCAATATCAGACTGTCCCAGCTATATTATGTCATTCATGACATGTTAAAGAATTGATctacacctttattgggtcaTAGGGCCCACTATTTTTATGTTAGACTCTTAGTCATATGGGATGCTCAACATTGTCAGTTTCCGAATCAGATCAAGAGACTCACTTTAACCAACCAGTTTACTGCTGGATTCTgttcttcaaaacaattttatctgACTTTaaatccttcatgaaagttgtagtcctgtacatgtagatgaatttgagtttttgaatCGTCTAATTTCGATATTAGAAGCTCAAaatattcccgtttgaatatctagtgtgaaagcagAGAATCTTGCCGTGAGAAGGATTTTGGCCCGAGTTTGCAAGGACACAATTGCAAGATGCTTAAAGTTTGAAGACCAATTACAGGCCAATTTaaagtcctttttttttgtccaaggactaaataaaaaaggtgCTAAAATAAAGGAGTTGATTGAAggtaaaattagaagaaattttgtcggatgaagaaattgaagaacgGGGATtagatcagaaaagaaaaattagccATGTTGGATTACATTGctgtttctttatttgttttttgcctTTCGGTTCAAGAAAAAAACGACGTCATCCCTCTTTTAGACATAACTCATGTTTTGCTCTCATTTTTAAATAAGACGACGCCATACTACCCTTTGTTTTGACACAAACCACAGCCCcttcatgaaaatataattaacatagCACTGTCCATTTGCATTGTGAGAATAGTGCCTCCCTGTTTgcaattctttccttttctctgcaCAACTATCCCGgttgatttctttcct
It encodes:
- the LOC7454527 gene encoding uncharacterized protein At4g06598 yields the protein METFSLCPKENPARTSGNPVEMIFPPYSTDYISTCAIESSEGFLRPVEGESHHQRASSDSFLVEQLSWLDDLLDEPDLPLYKSHRRSSSDSVAFLDTASKTFRKEETMLKTSAAAGGPTWEFHTINYHENSWKTSFHSGSTPDKEKNKSRESPLISVTSSSSGVVPSTDSITLQDFAPREPAGVGLPSKPIVKQNQDDSEVSSNVNHNPSKSKTDSKRAKQQFAQRSRLRKLQYIAQLERSVQILEAEGSQVSANLEYLYRQSLILGMENQALRQRLDSLSQEQLAKYLEQDMLEKEIARLTFLYHQKQQQEQWPRQQKQKQNEQQNYSTHNLSISRGVESQMTNLYI